The Humulus lupulus chromosome 4, drHumLupu1.1, whole genome shotgun sequence genome has a window encoding:
- the LOC133831240 gene encoding GDSL esterase/lipase At5g03820-like — MRFLGGLFLGSLAIVVLFISVTNGDPIVPGLMIFGDSVVDVGNNNNLYTVVKANFPPYGRDFISHKPTGRFCNGKLATDFTAEYLGFTSYPPAYLSQEAKGKNLLTGANFASGASGYYDETAQLYRAISLTQQLNYYREYQEKVVNMVGQNKANALFSGSIYLLSAGSSDFIQNYYIDPILCRAYTPDQFSDRLMSSYTTFIQTLYGLGARRIGVTNLPPLGCLPAAITLFGGGSNQCVARLNIDAFSFNGKLNSTSESLRRLPDLKLVVFEIYQPLLDMATKPSDNGFFESRRACCGTGTLETSLLCNSRSVGTCSNATGYVFWDGFHPSETANEILAGDLLQQGFDLIS; from the exons atgaGATTTTTAGGTGGACTGTTCTTGGGTTCTTTGGCCATTGTTGTCCTGTTTATCTCAGTGACAAATGGAGACCCTATTGTTCCTGGTTTAATGATCTTTGGGGACTCGGTGGTTGATGTTGGGAACAATAACAACCTTTATACTGTTGTCAAAGCAAACTTTCCACCTTATGGGAGAGACTTTATTTCTCATAAACCAACTGGAAGGTTCTGCAATGGAAAGTTAGCCACAGACTTCACTG CTGAGTACCTTGGATTCACCTCATATCCACCAGCTTACCTTAGCCAAGAAGCCAAGGGAAAGAACCTCTTGACCGGAGCCAACTTTGCCTCGGGAGCTTCTGGCTATTATGACGAAACAGCCCAGTTATAT AGAGCCATTTCATTGACCCAGCAGCTGAACTACTACAGGGAGTATCAAGAGAAAGTGGTAAATATGGTAGGACAAAATAAAGCCAATGCCTTGTTCTCTGGTTCAATCTACCTTTTAAGTGCAGGGAGTAGTGATTTTATACAGAACTACTATATTGATCCCATTCTTTGTAGAGCTTACACCCCCGACCAGTTCTCGGACAGGCTCATGAGTTCATACACTACTTTCATTCAG ACTCTGTACGGATTGGGAGCAAGGAGGATTGGCGTCACAAACTTACCGCCACTGGGATGTTTGCCAGCAGCTATCACCCTATTTGGCGGAGGAAGTAATCAGTGTGTCGCCAGGTTAAACATAGACGCCTTTTCGTTCAACGGAAAGTTAAATAGCACATCTGAAAGTCTGCGTAGGCTTCCTGATCTCAAGCTTGTGGTCTTCGAAATTTACCAGCCTCTCTTGGATATGGCCACAAAGCCCTCTGATAACG GTTTCTTTGAATCAAGACGAGCTTGCTGTGGAACAGGTACTCTAGAAACTTCGCTGCTTTGCAACTCCAGGTCTGTAGGGACATGTTCTAACGCTACCGGATATGTATTTTGGGATGGATTTCATCCCTCTGAAACTGCAAATGAGATCTTGGCTGGTGATCTACTTCAACAAGGCTTTGATCTCATCTCTTAA